The Acetivibrio saccincola genome window below encodes:
- a CDS encoding DUF6897 domain-containing protein has translation MNNNYLKQYVGRRVVLYLSLWSKILRLGTRGVISDCKGGWVEIKKNRKLEYINVGKIYSFRLLD, from the coding sequence ATGAATAATAATTATTTAAAACAATATGTTGGAAGAAGAGTTGTTTTGTATCTTTCCCTTTGGTCAAAAATTTTAAGGCTGGGTACAAGGGGAGTAATAAGTGATTGTAAGGGTGGATGGGTAGAGATAAAAAAGAACAGGAAACTTGAATACATCAATGTGGGCAAAATTTACAGTTTTAGACTTCTTGATTAA